One part of the Dyadobacter sp. 676 genome encodes these proteins:
- a CDS encoding L,D-transpeptidase family protein translates to MKFLTAKTYIGFVHDVLSHMKKTALFLALALFAAACRKTSEKKTEIAVRDTTITVENSFTELFIDTTALASYVAAHTLDDSLTARLRSFYNHRNYQYAWFFPDGMAEFVPIFRSLRNDYIHYSGDSSLYDPSLDKAVDSLAQLKKISPDNALVVDTELALTAQFFRYTDRAYSGDHKINTQELNWFIPRRKLNPEVFLDSLLKNKGQNLSAYEPVNRHYNLLKEKVLQYYTLTKNGEPATVDTEKKFREGDRDTLITALKTRLHLLGDLPEPDSTPVFDTTLVNAVKHFQQRVGQKQTGITGPAFFRELNVPIASRIRQMLINMERIRWMPAAPPTDYILVNIPEFTLHAYEQGKLSFDMVVVVGSEANSTVIFSGTLNQIVFSPYWNVPASILKKEVLPGIKKNRNYLARHNMEWNGGSVRQKPGKSNSLGLVKFLFPNSYSIYFHDTPSKSLFKESQRAFSHGCIRLSEPKKLAEWLLRKDSTWTSEKITAAMNAGKEKYVRLRGKNEIPVFIGYFTSWVDQHGNLQFRKDVYGHDRKMEERLFGNTEMPVAQAAGR, encoded by the coding sequence ATGAAATTTTTAACGGCAAAGACTTATATTGGCTTCGTCCATGACGTCCTTTCGCACATGAAGAAAACCGCATTGTTTCTTGCCCTGGCGCTCTTCGCCGCAGCCTGCCGCAAAACATCCGAAAAGAAAACCGAAATCGCTGTCCGCGATACGACCATTACGGTCGAGAACTCCTTTACAGAGCTCTTTATCGACACAACGGCGCTGGCTTCCTACGTGGCCGCGCATACGCTGGACGACAGTCTTACCGCCCGGTTACGCAGCTTTTACAACCACCGGAATTACCAGTACGCATGGTTTTTCCCGGATGGCATGGCCGAGTTCGTACCGATCTTCCGGAGCTTGCGGAACGATTACATCCATTATTCAGGCGATAGCTCGCTTTACGATCCGTCGCTCGACAAAGCGGTCGACTCGCTTGCGCAACTGAAAAAGATCAGCCCCGACAACGCGTTGGTCGTGGACACGGAACTGGCATTGACGGCGCAGTTCTTCCGCTACACCGACCGTGCCTATTCCGGCGACCATAAAATCAATACGCAGGAGCTCAACTGGTTTATCCCGCGCCGGAAACTGAACCCGGAAGTTTTCCTGGATTCGCTTCTGAAAAACAAGGGACAGAACCTTTCGGCTTACGAGCCGGTGAACAGGCATTACAATTTACTAAAAGAGAAGGTGTTACAATATTACACCCTGACTAAAAACGGCGAGCCGGCCACGGTGGATACCGAAAAGAAATTCCGCGAGGGCGACCGCGACACGCTTATTACCGCTTTGAAAACGCGCCTGCATTTGCTGGGCGACTTGCCCGAACCGGATAGCACGCCGGTTTTCGACACCACACTCGTAAACGCGGTAAAGCATTTCCAGCAGCGCGTCGGCCAGAAACAGACCGGCATTACCGGCCCGGCATTTTTCAGGGAATTGAATGTACCCATCGCCAGCCGGATCCGCCAGATGCTCATCAATATGGAACGCATTCGCTGGATGCCCGCGGCCCCTCCTACCGACTACATTCTGGTAAATATTCCCGAGTTCACGCTCCATGCCTACGAACAGGGCAAATTGTCATTCGATATGGTCGTTGTGGTCGGTTCGGAGGCCAATAGCACTGTCATTTTTTCAGGTACTTTAAATCAGATAGTGTTCAGCCCTTATTGGAATGTCCCTGCGAGCATTCTCAAAAAGGAGGTTTTACCCGGAATTAAGAAAAATCGTAACTACCTGGCACGCCATAATATGGAGTGGAACGGTGGCTCGGTGCGGCAGAAACCGGGCAAATCCAACTCGCTGGGGCTGGTCAAATTCCTCTTTCCAAACAGTTACAGCATTTATTTCCACGATACGCCCAGTAAAAGCCTTTTCAAGGAAAGCCAGCGGGCGTTCAGCCATGGTTGCATCCGCCTTTCCGAGCCCAAAAAACTGGCGGAATGGCTCTTGCGCAAGGATAGCACGTGGACCAGCGAGAAAATCACAGCGGCTATGAATGCGGGCAAGGAAAAATATGTACGGCTGCGCGGGAAGAATGAAATACCGGTTTTTATTGGCTATTTCACGTCCTGGGTGGACCAGCACGGCAACCTGCAATTTCGCAAGGACGTGTATGGGCACGACCGCAAAATGGAGGAAAGACTTTTCGGCAATACGGAAATGCCTGTTGCCCAGGCCGCCGGTCGCTGA
- a CDS encoding Gfo/Idh/MocA family oxidoreductase, with the protein MTHSRRNFLTTASALAAGAGLSAIIPSSVSAFAPVSAADKIRIGAIGINGMGWADLNAILKNQGTECVALCDVDKNVLDKRAAELAKGGTKVKTYGDYRQLLADKDIDAVVIGTPDHWHCLMMVEACQAGKDIYVEKPIGNSIAECRAMVAAQQRYNRVVQVGQWQRSQKHFREAIDFVHSGKLGKIRLVKVWGYFAWVNPITKLPDGDPPAGVDYKMWLGPALNRPFNPNRFHFNFRWFWDYAGGLMTDWGVHLLDYALLGMKSATPNSIMAAGGKFANRDSGAETPDTLTTVFEFDDFNIQWEHAMGIDGGPYAREHGIAYIGNNGTLVLNRDGWEVIPEGKRMEAVGFRKASDNGLDLHAANFIDVVRSRKMTDLNAPIQVGADIAIFSQMGNIAYRTGKKIYWDKEKGKFTDGEANKLIAKEYHNGYKLPSVS; encoded by the coding sequence ATGACCCATTCAAGACGCAACTTCCTTACCACCGCTTCGGCGCTTGCCGCCGGCGCCGGCCTCTCGGCCATTATCCCGTCATCCGTTTCCGCATTTGCACCAGTTTCGGCAGCCGACAAAATAAGGATCGGCGCCATCGGTATCAATGGAATGGGCTGGGCGGATTTGAATGCAATCCTCAAAAACCAGGGCACGGAATGCGTGGCGCTTTGTGACGTGGATAAGAATGTGCTCGACAAACGCGCGGCCGAGCTGGCAAAAGGCGGCACGAAAGTCAAGACCTACGGCGATTACAGGCAGTTGCTGGCCGACAAGGACATCGACGCGGTGGTGATCGGTACGCCCGACCACTGGCATTGCCTGATGATGGTCGAGGCTTGTCAGGCGGGGAAGGATATTTACGTGGAAAAGCCGATCGGAAATTCCATTGCCGAATGCCGGGCGATGGTAGCCGCCCAGCAGCGCTATAACCGCGTGGTGCAGGTGGGGCAATGGCAACGCAGCCAGAAGCATTTCAGAGAAGCGATCGATTTTGTACATTCCGGCAAGCTCGGGAAAATAAGGCTGGTGAAGGTGTGGGGCTATTTCGCGTGGGTAAACCCGATTACGAAACTGCCGGATGGTGACCCGCCGGCCGGAGTGGATTATAAAATGTGGCTTGGACCGGCTCTGAACAGGCCGTTCAACCCCAACCGTTTTCACTTCAATTTCCGCTGGTTCTGGGATTACGCGGGCGGGCTCATGACCGACTGGGGTGTGCATTTGCTCGATTACGCTTTGCTGGGGATGAAATCGGCCACACCCAACAGCATTATGGCCGCAGGCGGGAAGTTCGCTAACCGGGATTCCGGCGCCGAAACGCCCGACACGCTCACCACCGTGTTCGAATTCGACGATTTCAATATCCAGTGGGAACACGCCATGGGCATCGATGGAGGCCCGTACGCACGCGAGCACGGAATCGCCTATATCGGCAACAATGGAACGCTGGTCCTGAACCGCGACGGCTGGGAAGTGATCCCCGAAGGCAAGCGAATGGAAGCCGTCGGGTTTCGGAAAGCCTCGGACAATGGGCTGGACCTGCATGCCGCGAATTTTATCGATGTCGTAAGGTCCAGGAAAATGACCGACCTGAATGCGCCTATTCAAGTCGGCGCTGATATTGCCATATTTTCCCAAATGGGCAATATCGCCTACCGGACGGGAAAGAAAATTTACTGGGACAAAGAGAAAGGGAAATTTACCGACGGTGAGGCCAACAAGCTCATCGCCAAGGAGTATCATAATGGCTATAAGCTGCCGTCTGTTTCATAA
- a CDS encoding TetR/AcrR family transcriptional regulator codes for MGILERKIRQKENMRTNILAVALQLVKEEGWQSLSIRKIADAIEYSVPVIYDHFENKEAILFELSMDGFRLLDRLLEKDKRKYADPEERLRAHAETYWNFAFKNPEYYQLMYGLGMPCSSPGKAKPEFNSFREHIGEAIQGIVKDKKSSDEETCFKIYAFWSVLHGLISIVMMRCSDIDDSQMNKKVMDDTLNAFIKNL; via the coding sequence ATGGGAATCCTCGAACGAAAAATACGGCAGAAAGAAAATATGCGGACCAACATTCTGGCCGTGGCTTTGCAACTGGTCAAGGAAGAAGGTTGGCAATCCCTGTCGATCAGGAAGATAGCCGATGCGATCGAATATAGCGTACCGGTGATCTACGATCATTTCGAAAATAAAGAAGCGATCCTTTTTGAACTTTCTATGGATGGTTTCCGGTTACTCGATAGATTGCTGGAAAAGGACAAGCGTAAATACGCGGACCCGGAAGAACGGCTAAGGGCCCACGCCGAAACTTACTGGAATTTCGCTTTTAAAAATCCCGAATACTATCAGCTCATGTACGGTTTGGGAATGCCCTGTTCAAGCCCCGGCAAGGCGAAACCGGAGTTCAACAGCTTCCGCGAACACATCGGCGAGGCAATCCAGGGAATCGTAAAAGATAAAAAATCTTCAGATGAGGAAACTTGCTTCAAAATTTACGCGTTCTGGTCAGTACTCCACGGTCTGATTTCCATCGTTATGATGCGCTGCTCGGATATCGACGACTCTCAAATGAACAAAAAGGTAATGGACGACACGCTTAACGCATTCATCAAGAATCTCTGA